In Candidatus Hadarchaeales archaeon, the genomic stretch TACCCAAGGTGATTATAAGTTGGCGAATTCGCTCTTTGATTGATGAGGACTTGTGTAAGGTGCGGAGGAGATGCGGAGGTAAGGCTGGACTACGCCAGGCTGAACCTCTGCTCCCGTTGTTTCATCTCCTTCTACGAAGAAAAGGTAAGAGAAACCGTGAAAAAGTACGGGATGCTGAAGAGGGGGGAAAGGGTGGCGGTGGCCGTCTCGGGAGGTAAAGACAGTGCCTCCCTCCTCTTCGCCCTCCACAAAACCTTTCCTGACCTCTCCCTCACGGCCCTCCACCTCAATCTGGGTATTCCGGAGTACTCGGAAGAATGCGAAGAAAAGTTCTGGAAGCTTGTGGAGAGGGTGGGGGTAAAAGGCGTGGTTTACGACCTGAAAAAGGAATTGGGGATTACCATCCCAGACCTCCAAGAAGTCCACGGAAGGCTTTGTTCTCCCTGCGGAACGATCAAGAGGTACCTCCTCAACAAGCTGGCTTGGGAAGGGGGTTTCAACAGGCTGGCAACGGGACACCATCTGGACGACACGGCAGAGGTCCTCTTCCACCTCTACCTCCAAGGTGACTTCCAGCAACTCGTGAGGCTCAAGCCCGTTTCCCCCTCCACCCATCCCAAGCTGGTGACGAAGGTGAAGCCCCTCTGGAGGATGACCGAGAAGGAAAACCTGCTCTATGCCCTAGCCTGTGACCTTCCCTTCAGGAAAAAGGAATGTCCCTTTGCCCAAGGAAGCAGAAGCTTGAGGAGGAAGAAACTCATGTGGAAAATAGAGGAGGAGATAAGGGGATTCAGGCGCACGCTCGTTTCCTCCCATCTCAAACGCTTCCTCCCCCTCCTGGAGAAAGTGGTGGAACCCCCTCCCCTTCTGGAATGTTCCAGGTGCGGCATGCCTGCTTCTTCCGATCCCTGTGCCTTCTGTAAGAAGGTGGAGCTGGCCAGAAAAATCGGACTGAAGGAGGTGGGGAAATGAGGGTCCTTCCGCTGGCCTTTGATTCGATGGGAGTGAGAAGCATGTGTACCTTCTTGGAGGTGGGAAAACTCAAGCTCCTGATCGATCCCGGAGTGGCCCTCGGTCCCACGAGATACGGGCTGGGTCCCACCAAGGAGGAATGGAAGGCCCTGGAACTCTCCCGTGCCCTCATCATGGAGGCTGCGGGGAGGGCGGAAGCCGTGGCCGTCACCCACTATCACTACGACCACCATCCCTTCCCGGAGGATGGGGAGATGTATGAGAGGTGCTTTGGAGGGAAGATGGTGATGGCCAAAGACAGGAGGAAAAACATCAACCTCTCCGGAAAGAAGCGTGGGGCCCTCTTCGAGGAGAGGGTGATCCGCGTGACCGATAGGTTGGAGTGGGCGGACGGAAGGGAGTTCGAGGTGGGGGAGAGGGTGGAGTTCTCCCCGGCGGTCTGGCACGGAGACGTGGGGAGCAAAGTGGGGACGGTGATAATGGTTTATGTGGAGAAAGGAGGCTTCCTTTTCGGTTCGGATGCCCAGAGTTTGGCGGATCCCGAGGCCCTGAAATGGGTGCTGGAGAAGAACCCGGAGTTCATGATCCTGGATGGCTACCCCACCATCTTCGTGGGATGGCGTATGAGCCAAAAAGCCTTCGAGGCCTCCATGGAGAACCTGAAGAGAGCGGTGGAAGAAACCCAAGCCGAGACCATTCTGCTCGAACACCACATCCTCCGTGACCTAAACTACAAGGAAAAGATGGAAGCTGTCTTCAAGGCTGCGGAGAGGAAGGGAAAACGTCTTCTCTCCGCGGCCGAATTCCTAGAGCTGGAAAACTTCTTCCTAGAGGCCTGGAGAAAGGAACTGAGCGAGGGGAAAAGAAGGGTTGAAGTGGAAGAATATTACAAGAAGCTATGCTCAAAGGTAGGAGTGGCCTTCTCCTCCCTGAAAAGTAAAGGAATGGAAAGGGGAATAGGACTGGAATAACTCGTTCCCAAGCCCTACCACTTGAAGGCCTCCAGCTTCCTCTTCAAGTCTCTGTTTCTTGTTTCCTGAGTTTATCGGAGGGAAAGGGGAATCCTCCTCCCCTTCCCGTCGTATACCGCCACATTCTCCTCGTTCAGATAGGGAAAACCCATGATCAGCATCACCTTGCCGAAAAAGCGGTTGAGGTCGGTGGGGGAGGGAGAAAGGTTCCCGGAGGGGTGGGAATGGGCGGTACCCACAAGGGAGGGATCGAGGGGAAGGGCTTGGACGGAGAAAGAGGCGAAATCCTTCCCCCTAGCGGAAAAAGGAGGGAAAAGGAATTCGGTGATTTCCACTCCCCCCTTTTCCTTCCTTCCCCTGAGCAAGAGGAGGATCTCTCTCGGATGGAGTCTCCTAGCACCCTCCAACAGGGCCTCCAAAAGCTGCCTGTCCATCACCACCTTGAATTCCTCCTTCAAGACGATCGGCATAGGCACTTTTTAATTTGGGATTTTAAAGGGAATTGTGCAAGAAAAGGCTTTACCCAAGGTCTTTTCCCCCCTTCCCGACGAGGAGGTTCTGAGGGTCCTCAAACCAGAGCGCATGGCTTTCCTTTGGCTCTTCCTGGGAATGGGGGTCCTAGTGGGTCTGGGCCTGGTTTTCTTCCGCTTCTTCCTTCCCGTGGGGTTCTTTCTAACGGCCGTGGGAATCCTTGGCCTCCTAGCCTCCTTCTTCTACAGTGGTGCCTTCACCTATTACCTCACTACCAAGAGGATCCTCCTTTACCGCAGGTTCATCACCATCTCCTCCAGACAAATCCAGTATGATGATCTTTCCGACGTAATGGTAGATCAGGGGATCATTGGACGCCTGTTCGGTTTCGGAAATGTGATTCCCATCACCAAGTCGGGACTGGGAACCGAGATGAGGGGATGGCAAATGGGGGGAGGATGGGGCGGAAGAACGGGACCCATCGTGGTCACGGGACCCATGGTCGGGGAAATTGCCCCCTCCACCTCCCCCTCAACTTGCCTGTATGGAATCAAGAACCCCTTCGAGATCAAGGATCTCATCTTCAAGTACCAAGAAGAATATGCCGAGGCACCTTATTTG encodes the following:
- a CDS encoding ATP-binding protein produces the protein MRTCVRCGGDAEVRLDYARLNLCSRCFISFYEEKVRETVKKYGMLKRGERVAVAVSGGKDSASLLFALHKTFPDLSLTALHLNLGIPEYSEECEEKFWKLVERVGVKGVVYDLKKELGITIPDLQEVHGRLCSPCGTIKRYLLNKLAWEGGFNRLATGHHLDDTAEVLFHLYLQGDFQQLVRLKPVSPSTHPKLVTKVKPLWRMTEKENLLYALACDLPFRKKECPFAQGSRSLRRKKLMWKIEEEIRGFRRTLVSSHLKRFLPLLEKVVEPPPLLECSRCGMPASSDPCAFCKKVELARKIGLKEVGK
- a CDS encoding Mov34/MPN/PAD-1 family protein, with protein sequence MPIVLKEEFKVVMDRQLLEALLEGARRLHPREILLLLRGRKEKGGVEITEFLFPPFSARGKDFASFSVQALPLDPSLVGTAHSHPSGNLSPSPTDLNRFFGKVMLIMGFPYLNEENVAVYDGKGRRIPLSLR
- a CDS encoding PH domain-containing protein encodes the protein MQEKALPKVFSPLPDEEVLRVLKPERMAFLWLFLGMGVLVGLGLVFFRFFLPVGFFLTAVGILGLLASFFYSGAFTYYLTTKRILLYRRFITISSRQIQYDDLSDVMVDQGIIGRLFGFGNVIPITKSGLGTEMRGWQMGGGWGGRTGPIVVTGPMVGEIAPSTSPSTCLYGIKNPFEIKDLIFKYQEEYAEAPYLKRIAKTVEKRPGAIKGMKYCPFCGSKLEVEGARFCPFCGKEVKV